From a region of the uncultured Fibrobacter sp. genome:
- a CDS encoding RNA polymerase sigma factor RpoD/SigA, producing the protein MHIDSTDTTLKRYLEDIRRTAPLSREEEQILFQKAKEGDKIARKKLISANMRFVLKVAIQYRGCPIPLPDLVSEGAMGLVRAIESFEHTRGLKFISYGVWWIKAYITRAINEQGNLIRLPANQHLRVRKALHEQSRGKEINEEIRELIQIGQRGVSFDSPLKADSKATYAEVLPDGTATNPENESEIQSVEALARDLMEQLPEREAKVITGIFGINQEAPQTLREVGESMNISHERVRQLRDQALRRIRKYNSKEFLQDKKDAFLAAINK; encoded by the coding sequence ATGCATATTGATTCTACTGATACTACTCTAAAACGTTACCTCGAAGATATTAGACGCACAGCTCCCCTCTCTCGTGAAGAAGAGCAGATTCTGTTCCAGAAAGCTAAAGAAGGCGACAAGATCGCCCGTAAGAAGCTTATTTCTGCCAACATGCGTTTCGTTTTGAAAGTCGCTATTCAATACCGTGGTTGCCCGATTCCGCTGCCGGACTTGGTGAGCGAAGGCGCCATGGGTCTTGTACGTGCTATCGAATCCTTTGAACATACCCGTGGTCTTAAGTTCATCAGTTACGGCGTGTGGTGGATTAAGGCATACATTACCCGTGCCATTAACGAACAGGGCAACCTGATTCGTTTGCCGGCTAACCAGCACCTCCGCGTGCGTAAGGCTTTGCACGAACAGAGCCGCGGTAAGGAAATCAACGAAGAAATCCGCGAACTTATCCAGATCGGTCAGCGTGGCGTTTCGTTCGACAGCCCGCTCAAGGCAGACTCCAAGGCAACGTATGCCGAAGTGCTCCCCGACGGTACCGCAACGAACCCGGAAAACGAATCCGAAATCCAGAGCGTCGAAGCTTTGGCCCGCGACCTCATGGAACAGCTTCCGGAACGCGAAGCCAAGGTGATTACCGGCATCTTCGGCATCAACCAGGAAGCTCCGCAGACGCTTCGTGAAGTGGGCGAATCCATGAACATTTCCCACGAACGCGTCCGTCAGTTGCGTGACCAGGCTCTCCGCCGTATCCGCAAATACAACAGCAAGGAATTCTTGCAGGACAAGAAGGACGCATTCCTCGCAGCGATTAATAAATAA
- a CDS encoding class I SAM-dependent methyltransferase has translation MSIKEPDQSVWNRFWQQKNDMDKVYPSSPSVLNTIKKNFKLEGLKVLEVGAGTGRDSAELARLGADVYVLDYAENSLKIVDAIRAKDNLYDNLKLVRGDAFKAPFPDCTFDLVFHQGLAEHFKDSLPLIKENYRILKHGGHCLCDVPQTVHPYTVIKHILIAMDKWFAGWEKQFTMPQLKKLMTDAGFECVYDYGDWMRPNLFYRIVREVGFKVGVELPKYPLQGSAYQKVKDKILDSLENNSLMHYTQLCIGVLGKKP, from the coding sequence ATGTCTATTAAAGAACCTGATCAGTCTGTCTGGAACAGATTTTGGCAACAGAAGAACGATATGGACAAGGTTTATCCTTCGTCCCCGTCTGTGTTGAATACGATTAAGAAGAATTTTAAGCTCGAAGGCCTCAAGGTTTTGGAAGTGGGTGCCGGTACCGGTCGCGATAGTGCCGAACTGGCCCGCTTGGGTGCCGACGTCTACGTGCTCGATTACGCCGAAAACAGTTTGAAAATTGTGGATGCCATTCGCGCGAAAGATAACCTTTACGATAACCTGAAGCTTGTGCGTGGCGATGCGTTCAAGGCTCCGTTCCCGGATTGCACTTTTGACTTGGTGTTCCATCAGGGCTTGGCCGAACATTTTAAGGATTCGCTCCCGCTGATCAAGGAAAACTACCGCATTCTAAAGCATGGTGGCCATTGTCTGTGCGACGTGCCGCAGACCGTTCACCCGTACACCGTTATCAAGCATATTCTGATTGCGATGGACAAGTGGTTTGCCGGTTGGGAAAAACAGTTCACCATGCCGCAGCTCAAGAAGCTCATGACCGATGCGGGCTTTGAATGCGTTTACGATTATGGCGACTGGATGCGTCCGAACCTGTTCTACCGCATTGTGCGCGAAGTGGGCTTCAAGGTGGGTGTGGAACTGCCGAAGTATCCGCTGCAGGGGTCTGCTTACCAGAAGGTCAAGGACAAGATTCTTGATTCTCTCGAAAACAATTCGCTTATGCACTACACGCAGTTGTGCATTGGAGTCTTGGGCAAGAAGCCCTAG